Proteins from a single region of Undibacterium sp. KW1:
- a CDS encoding patatin-like phospholipase family protein, which produces MSEATYPVTPQVAVDKIFPLTQPGPAPHTFELALVLGGTVSAGCYTAGVLDFLIEALDAWAAAIAQDDKDNPGAPTVPRHKVLIRVVTGTSGGGVNAVLLSRALSYVYPPASVQTAPELRAKNPFYQIWVNAIDIDGLLATDDLDGATTITSLLSGKPLAAAAASGISFDSGQAAARQYVANPLPVILTYTNVAGIPYKQMFSGQTGRAEYFVNHADFVRFAIDIQGALPTPQYALAPDSFEVGNQTQDMLAWSGMSSYALGTAAFPVGLPAVQIARPAGHYAYRYILPNSGQGVYSPQWLVPEWSLFVQPDSDAGSKYAFVSLDGGCTDNAPIGLAHDVLAGIAPARETSGSKVNRAIVLIDPFTDVPNFAALPKADLVSILFPTINCLIQNNRFNSADLAAFTDGSDFSRFLITPSRKNAKGDALTGGDAIASSGLAAFLGFFSWQYREHDYMLGRRNCQAFLKSWFTLEPDNVVFNMLKPPAVETPPNSGKFEVPIIPLYGSALAEQPSPEIPGKFDPDSLEDQIEARADKLLRVAADVDSAGWLARQAYKVVIGIASSKAADKVVKVVQAATRDSKLLNPK; this is translated from the coding sequence TTGTCTGAAGCAACTTATCCAGTTACGCCACAGGTGGCCGTTGACAAGATATTCCCGCTGACGCAGCCTGGGCCTGCTCCACATACATTTGAGCTGGCCCTGGTGCTTGGTGGCACGGTGTCGGCAGGTTGCTATACAGCCGGGGTGCTGGATTTTCTGATCGAGGCACTGGATGCCTGGGCGGCGGCGATTGCGCAGGATGACAAAGACAACCCCGGTGCGCCAACCGTGCCACGCCACAAAGTCTTGATCAGGGTGGTCACTGGTACTTCTGGCGGTGGCGTCAATGCCGTGCTGTTGTCACGCGCCCTTAGTTATGTCTATCCGCCAGCGAGTGTACAGACCGCGCCAGAGTTGAGGGCAAAGAATCCGTTCTATCAGATATGGGTCAATGCCATCGATATAGACGGTTTGCTGGCGACCGATGATCTTGACGGCGCAACGACGATCACCTCATTATTGTCTGGCAAACCGCTTGCTGCTGCGGCTGCCAGTGGTATTTCATTTGACAGCGGGCAGGCTGCAGCGCGGCAATATGTGGCCAATCCTTTGCCGGTGATACTGACTTATACCAATGTTGCGGGCATTCCTTACAAGCAGATGTTTTCTGGCCAGACTGGCCGCGCCGAGTACTTTGTCAATCACGCTGATTTTGTGCGCTTCGCCATTGATATCCAGGGCGCGCTGCCAACACCACAATATGCGCTGGCGCCAGATAGTTTTGAAGTCGGTAATCAGACTCAGGACATGCTGGCCTGGTCTGGCATGTCCAGTTATGCGCTGGGTACGGCGGCTTTTCCTGTGGGGTTGCCTGCTGTGCAGATCGCCAGGCCAGCCGGGCATTATGCTTACCGCTACATCCTGCCGAATAGCGGGCAGGGTGTTTACAGCCCGCAATGGCTGGTGCCGGAATGGTCGTTGTTTGTACAGCCCGATAGCGATGCAGGTAGCAAGTATGCCTTTGTTTCTCTCGATGGTGGTTGCACCGACAATGCACCGATAGGCCTCGCGCATGATGTGCTGGCAGGTATCGCACCAGCCCGCGAAACCAGTGGCAGCAAGGTCAACCGTGCCATCGTGCTGATAGACCCATTTACCGATGTACCCAATTTTGCTGCCTTGCCCAAGGCTGATTTGGTGAGCATCCTGTTCCCCACCATTAATTGCCTGATCCAGAATAACCGTTTCAACTCGGCGGACCTGGCGGCTTTTACTGACGGCAGTGACTTTAGCCGCTTTTTGATCACGCCCAGTCGCAAGAATGCGAAGGGGGATGCACTGACGGGTGGTGATGCGATTGCCTCATCCGGCCTGGCGGCTTTCCTTGGTTTTTTCTCGTGGCAATACCGTGAACATGACTACATGCTGGGACGCAGGAATTGCCAGGCTTTTTTAAAATCCTGGTTTACGCTGGAGCCGGACAATGTCGTGTTCAATATGCTTAAACCTCCGGCGGTAGAGACTCCGCCCAACAGCGGCAAGTTTGAGGTTCCCATTATTCCCTTGTACGGTTCTGCCCTGGCTGAACAGCCATCGCCTGAGATACCGGGCAAGTTTGACCCAGACAGTCTCGAAGACCAGATAGAGGCAAGGGCAGACAAGTTGCTGCGGGTGGCTGCTGATGTCGATAGTGCAGGCTGGTTGGCACGGCAGGCTTACAAAGTAGTGATAGGCATAGCGAGCAGCAAGGCCGCAGACAAGGTAGTCAAAGTGGTACAGGCTGCAACGCGGGACTCAAAACTGCTCAATCCCAAATGA
- a CDS encoding exonuclease: MTAENEKLPEIFIAVDVEADGPIPGPYSMISLGMAVAGHPELSFYTELKPISDEFDPAALAVSGLDRQHLIDHAPEASVAIRSAYDWVNSLRKIGRPVFLAAPAVWDGMFVHWYFMRYVGASPFGSTGSGVDLRSYWMGLTGCEWVESRKGKIKYALNLEGLPHTHHAGEDAAELAQVFAAVLKSRSTGLPEVE; encoded by the coding sequence ATGACAGCAGAGAATGAAAAATTGCCAGAGATTTTTATTGCCGTTGATGTAGAGGCTGACGGTCCCATCCCCGGCCCGTACAGCATGATCTCTCTGGGCATGGCGGTAGCCGGGCATCCTGAGCTGAGCTTTTATACTGAACTGAAACCCATCTCTGATGAATTTGATCCCGCTGCACTGGCTGTCTCTGGCCTTGACAGGCAGCACCTGATAGACCACGCGCCTGAAGCCTCAGTAGCAATACGTTCAGCTTATGACTGGGTGAATTCTTTGCGCAAGATAGGCAGGCCTGTTTTCCTGGCGGCGCCAGCGGTGTGGGATGGCATGTTTGTGCACTGGTACTTCATGAGATACGTTGGTGCCAGCCCCTTTGGCTCTACCGGCTCAGGTGTGGATTTGCGCAGTTACTGGATGGGCCTGACAGGTTGCGAATGGGTGGAAAGCCGCAAGGGCAAGATCAAATACGCGCTTAATCTTGAGGGTTTGCCGCATACCCACCATGCAGGGGAAGACGCAGCAGAGCTGGCGCAGGTGTTTGCGGCGGTACTGAAAAGCAGGAGTACGGGCTTGCCTGAAGTTGAATAA
- a CDS encoding DUF6794 domain-containing protein: MSITRAGICSGFAAVILMGANVVWAQSVPAPVANARAPASVSVAAATCATPGRNGCDKQCKRYADADTWPTTCEQAATNILARLDEASKQRTRDSTYENLIQFHSGWGMGIRNTTGLWRGNVALTDSCMALDNDGDRHPDHISMIIIQQIWKKLH, encoded by the coding sequence ATGAGCATTACACGTGCAGGGATTTGTTCTGGCTTTGCTGCTGTCATCCTGATGGGCGCCAATGTGGTGTGGGCGCAGTCTGTACCTGCTCCGGTGGCTAATGCGAGAGCTCCGGCCAGCGTCAGCGTGGCCGCCGCTACCTGCGCCACGCCAGGAAGAAATGGCTGTGACAAGCAATGCAAGCGCTATGCGGATGCCGATACCTGGCCAACGACCTGTGAACAGGCGGCGACCAACATCTTGGCCAGGCTCGATGAAGCCAGCAAGCAGCGCACGCGGGATTCAACGTATGAAAACCTGATTCAGTTCCACAGCGGATGGGGCATGGGGATACGCAATACGACTGGCCTGTGGCGTGGCAATGTGGCCCTGACGGATTCTTGTATGGCACTTGATAACGACGGTGATCGCCACCCTGACCATATTTCCATGATCATCATCCAGCAAATCTGGAAGAAGCTTCACTGA